The following coding sequences lie in one Oncorhynchus kisutch isolate 150728-3 linkage group LG17, Okis_V2, whole genome shotgun sequence genomic window:
- the LOC109906951 gene encoding protein S100-A1 isoform X2, with protein MPDTIMSKEPSSNLENAMQMLIKTFHKYSGKEGDKYTLSRGELRELLTEELGSYLGNARDGEGVEKVMNDLDANSDGEVDFTEFIILMGALTVACNDFFMEYKPEKLVHTPFEKKEATSEKKE; from the exons ATGCCGGACACAAT TATGTCCAAGGAACCCTCTTCCAACCTGGAGAATGCCATGCAGATGCTGATCAAAACCTTCCACAAGTACTCAGGGAAGGAGGGTGACAAGTATACTCTGAGCcggggagagctgagagagctgttAACAGAGGAGCTGGGGAGTTACCTAGGG AACGCCCGGGATGGAGAAGGGGTTGAGAAGGTGATGAACGACCTGGACGCCAACAGCGACGGTGAGGTGGACTTCACAGAGTTCATCATCCTGATGGGAGCCCTGACAGTGGCTTGCAACGACTTCTTCATGGAATACAAGCCCGAGAAACTTGTCCACACACCCTTTGAGAAAAAGGAGGCAACATCGGAGAAGAAAGAATGA
- the LOC109906951 gene encoding protein S100-A1 isoform X1, giving the protein MPSALPSSMSKEPSSNLENAMQMLIKTFHKYSGKEGDKYTLSRGELRELLTEELGSYLGNARDGEGVEKVMNDLDANSDGEVDFTEFIILMGALTVACNDFFMEYKPEKLVHTPFEKKEATSEKKE; this is encoded by the exons ATGCCCTCTGCCCTTCCCTCCAGTATGTCCAAGGAACCCTCTTCCAACCTGGAGAATGCCATGCAGATGCTGATCAAAACCTTCCACAAGTACTCAGGGAAGGAGGGTGACAAGTATACTCTGAGCcggggagagctgagagagctgttAACAGAGGAGCTGGGGAGTTACCTAGGG AACGCCCGGGATGGAGAAGGGGTTGAGAAGGTGATGAACGACCTGGACGCCAACAGCGACGGTGAGGTGGACTTCACAGAGTTCATCATCCTGATGGGAGCCCTGACAGTGGCTTGCAACGACTTCTTCATGGAATACAAGCCCGAGAAACTTGTCCACACACCCTTTGAGAAAAAGGAGGCAACATCGGAGAAGAAAGAATGA
- the LOC109907701 gene encoding SH2 domain-containing adapter protein E: MAKWFKEFPINLKNGTDRIRSASESGSQSRGKLGLVAGIGTKVTSSKVSSSKNSGTDSSVGGGGVGALLSGRNRKNSAELGRNGTRSIKDGKVWDSLIGKSRKNSKADTPVFDEHQPLKSSRSANAYISRLIKVDKKDKSPNFNSSPVVLDTEKSQPLCKTETVIIQDYADPFDAHKTREQRDAEREGENDGYMEPYDAQQMITEIRRRGSKDMLKMCVLLEGVEGEVEEGRPVPPQIYDMTYEGGVEGDGGSVKTPVTRPELDSRLPAEYQLPWEWKKEQIVKALPAQFDSPEHPTPIKEDPPALTLTRQPQQQPQQQQHLRQKSWSQKILKSSPTFLPSLSSPPSISPEAEVCRVDPTLPLEKQSWYHGCVTRQEAESQLQSCKEASFLVRNSESGTSKYSIALKTSQGCVHIIVAQTKENGYTLDQSSCVFPSIPEVVHHYGTQRLPFNGAEHMTLLYPVPRPY, from the exons ATGGCAAAGTGGTTCAAAGAATTCCCCATCAATTTGAAGAATGGTACTGATAGGATCCGCTCAGCTTCAGAATCAGGTTCCCAATCCAGGGGTAAACTTGGACTGGTAGCTGGCATTGGCACCAAAGTAACCAGCTCCAAAGTGAGTTCGAGCAAAAACTCGGGAACGGatagtagtgttggtggtggaggcGTTGGTGCTCTACTGTCTGGAAGAAATAGAAAAAATTCTGCCGAACTGGGAAGGAATGGCACACGTTCGATAAAGGATGGAAAAGTTTGGGATAGCCTTATAGGTAAAAGTCGCAAAAATTCCAAAGCAGATACGCCAGTGTTTGATGAGCACCAGCCACTGAAAAGTTCCAGATCTGCGAATGCCTACATCAGTCGTCTGATTAAAGTCGATAAGAAGGACAAGAGCCCAAACTTCAACAGCAGCCCAGTGGTACTCGATACAGAGAAATCACAGCCACTGTGCAAAACAGAGACG GTGATCATTCAGGACTATGCAGATCCCTTTGACGCCCACAAGACTCGGGAGCAGAGGGAtgcggagagagagggggagaatgatgGATACATGGAGCCTTACGATGCGCAGCAGATGATCACAG AGATCAGACGGAGGGGTTCCAAGGACATGCTGAAGATGTGTGTCCTGCTGGAGGGGGttgagggggaggtggaggaggggcgACCCGTGCCTCCCCAGATCTACGACATGACCTATGAGGGTGGTGTGGAGGGTGACGGAGGGAGCGTGAAGACCCCGGTCACCAGGCCAGAGTTAGATTCCCGGCTCCCTGCTGAGTACCAGCTGCCCTGGGAGTGGAAGAAGGAACAGATTGTCAAGGCTCTGCCTG CCCAGTTTGACAGCCCTGAGCACCCCACCCCAATCAAAGAGGACCCCCCCGCACTCACCCTCACACGGCAGCCCCAGCAGCAGccccaacagcagcagcatcTGCGACAAAAGAGTTGGAGCCAGAAGATCCTGAAGTCCTCTCCTACTTTCTTGCCCTCCCTCTCGTCCCCGCCCAGCATCAGCCCTGAGGCTGAGGTGTGCCGGGTGGACCCCACCCTGCCCCTGGAGAAacagag CTGGTACCATGGCTGTGTAACACGCCAGGAGGCAGAGTCTCAGCTCCAGTCCTGCAAAGAGGCCAGTTTCCTGGTGAGGAACAGTGAATCAGGAACCAGCAAATACTCCATTGCGTTAAA gacaAGCCAGGGCTGTGTTCACATCATTGTTGCCCAGACAAAGGAGAATGGCTACACGCTGGACCAGAGTAGCTGTGTGTTTCCCAGCATTCCAGAGGTGGTGCACCACTACGGCACTCAGCGGCTGCCTTTCAATGGGGCCGAGCACATGACCCTGCTATACCCCGTGCCACGCCCTTACTGA